From bacterium:
GCTGCCGGGCGACGTGTCGAGCTACGAGGCGGTGGAGGCGGCGGTCGGCCGGGTCCAGCAGGAACTCGGCCCGGTCTACGGCCTGGTCAACAACGCCGGGATCACCCGCGACGCCCTGCTGGTGCGCATGTCCGACGCCGCCTGGCGCGAGGTGCTCGACGTCAACCTGACGGGGACCTTCTACTTTACAAAGGCCGTCACCGCGTCTATGATGCGCCAGAAAATCGGACGGATCGTCAACATCACCTCGGTGATCGGCCTCACCGGCAACGCCGGCCAGGCCAACTACGCGGCGAGCAAGGCGGCCGTCATCGCCTTCTCCAAGTCCGTGGCCCGCGAGCTGGGCGGTCGTGCGATCACCTGCAACGCGGTGGCGCCCGGCTTCATCGAGACGGACATGACGGCGGGCCTGTCCGATGCGGTGCGCGCCGGCATGCTCGGGGATATCCCGTTGAAGCGCTTCGGCCAGGGCGAGGACGTCGCCGGTGCCGTCGCCTTCCTGTTGTCGCAGGACGCCGCCTACGTCACCGGGCAGACGCTCGTGGTCGACGGCGGCATGGTTACGTGAAACCTTCCCAAGGAGGGAACGGCTGACATGAGCTCCATTCAGGAAAAGGTCTACGAGATCATCGAGCGCAAGCTTTCGGTGAATCCGGAACAGATCACACCCGAAGCTTCGTTCACCGACGATCTGGGGGCTGACTCCCTGGACACCGTCGAACTCGTGATGGACCTCGAAGAGGTCTTCAACATCACGATCCCGGAAGAGGACCAGGAGAAGCTGCGGACCGTGCAGGATGCGATCGACTACCTCGAGTCGCACCTGGACGCGTAGCCGCGCCCTTTCCGTGAGCGAACCGTCCCCGGTCCTGCGGTCCCGCCGTCACGGACCGGGGCGATCCGTATATGCAGGGAGGATGGCATGGAACGCCGCAGGGTAGCGATCACGGGTCTCGGGTTGATCACGGCCGTGGGACGGACGCGCGACGAGACGTGGCGCGCGATCCTGGCCGGGACCAACGGCATCGCCCCGATCACGTCCTTCGACACGACCGACCACCGCGTGACCTTCGCCGGCGAGGTGAAGGGCTTCGACCCGACCGTGGCGATGGATCTCAAGGACGCCCGCAAGGCCGACCGCTACGCCCAGTTCGCGGTCTGCGCCGCGGCCGAGGCGATGGCCCAGGCCGCGCCCGGCGACCTCGATCCCGAGCGGGCCGGCGTGCTGATCGGCTCGGGCATCGGCGGGTTCCAGACCTTCGAGGAGCAGCACGCGAAGCTGCTGGAGAAGGGGCCCACGCGCGTCTCGCCGATGTTCATCCCGATGATGATCGCCGACATGGCCTCGGGCCTGGTCTCGATCGCCCACGGTTTCCGCGGTCCCAACTACGCCACGGTCTCGGCCTGCGCCTCGGCCGGCCACGCCATCGGCCTCGCGTACGAGCACATCGCCAACGGCACCGCCGACCTGATGATCACCGGCGGCAGCGAGGCCAGCGTCTGCCCCATGGCCATGGCCGGCTTCAGCGCCATGAAGGCGCTGTCGACCCGCAACGACGACCCCGCCCACGCCAGCCGCCCCTTCGACGCCGAGCGCGACGGGTTCGTGCTGGGCGAGGGCGCCGGCATCCTGGTG
This genomic window contains:
- the fabG gene encoding 3-oxoacyl-[acyl-carrier-protein] reductase, which gives rise to MSNRIVIVTGASRGIGAAIARRLSADGYDLALVARNADALAEVAASLPGAGRHLVLPGDVSSYEAVEAAVGRVQQELGPVYGLVNNAGITRDALLVRMSDAAWREVLDVNLTGTFYFTKAVTASMMRQKIGRIVNITSVIGLTGNAGQANYAASKAAVIAFSKSVARELGGRAITCNAVAPGFIETDMTAGLSDAVRAGMLGDIPLKRFGQGEDVAGAVAFLLSQDAAYVTGQTLVVDGGMVT
- a CDS encoding acyl carrier protein, giving the protein MSSIQEKVYEIIERKLSVNPEQITPEASFTDDLGADSLDTVELVMDLEEVFNITIPEEDQEKLRTVQDAIDYLESHLDA
- the fabF gene encoding beta-ketoacyl-ACP synthase II; amino-acid sequence: MERRRVAITGLGLITAVGRTRDETWRAILAGTNGIAPITSFDTTDHRVTFAGEVKGFDPTVAMDLKDARKADRYAQFAVCAAAEAMAQAAPGDLDPERAGVLIGSGIGGFQTFEEQHAKLLEKGPTRVSPMFIPMMIADMASGLVSIAHGFRGPNYATVSACASAGHAIGLAYEHIANGTADLMITGGSEASVCPMAMAGFSAMKALSTRNDDPAHASRPFDAERDGFVLGEGAGILVLEELERARARGAVILAEVAGYGMTADAFHMTQPDNEGKGARNAMRLAVATAGLDLTDIGYINAHGTSTPFNDKIETLAIRDLFGDHARKLAVSSTKSMTGHLLGAAGGIEAAFTALALKEGILPPTINYSHPDPECDLDYCPNAAVSRPIEAALSTSLGFGGHNVSLCLKRWPD